A region of the Candidatus Kryptobacter tengchongensis genome:
ATAACAGGGGCAAGGGCTAAATCAATTAAAAAAGATGCATCTGGATATATTGTTGAATTTGAAAAAGATGGAAAAATTGAAAATATTCGTTCAGAGGTCGTTGTAATCTCAACGCCAGCTTATATCGCTGGGGAACTTATCAAAGGACTATCTGATAAACTTGAAGATGCGCTCAAACAGATTTATTATCCACCTGTTGCTGAAATTGTTTTCGGTTATAAAAAAGAACAACTCGGGATTGAACCAGATGGCTTCGGGTTCCTCATACCAGAAAAAGAAAAAAGAAAAATTCTTGGCACTTTGTGGAATTCAACCATATTCCCGCAAAGAGCTCCCGAGGGATATGTTGAATTTACCACATTTGTTGGTGGCGCAAGGCAACCTGAACTTGCCCTTAAAAGCGACGATGAATTAATAAAAATTGTAAGCGATGAACTTAAAGACATAATGAAAATCAACGGTGAGCCTGAATTTGTGTGGATCTCAAAATGGGAAAAAGCAATACCACAGTATAATGTTGGACACTTGAAAATAATGGCTATGATAGATGAATTTGAGAATGAAAATTCCGGAATTTACCTATGTGCAAATTATCGTGGTGGAATTTCGGTTGGGGATTGCGTTATGAGCGCAGAAAAAATTGCAAACAAAATTTTGAACAAAAGATGATAAAAAATTTTAGTGAACTTATTGAAAAAGTAAAAGGAACATCAAGAACAATAGCAGTTGTATCCGCACATCAAGAAACAGCACTTCTGGCTGCGATTGAAGCAAAAAAACAGAAAATCGCCAATTCAATCTTAATAGGGGATTCAAAAAAAATAGCAGATTTCATTGACCAATTCGGTGAGGACCCAACAAGCTTTGAAATTATTGATGAGAAAGACCCTACAAAAGCAGTTGCCATCGGAACTTCATTTGTGAGAAATGGGGAAGCGCAGATAATTTTAAAGGGCAAGGTGGATACAACAACCTTGATGAAAGGCATTTTAAGTAAAGAGGCAGGACTGAGAACAGGAAAATTGTTGAGCGATGTTTTTGTTTTTGAATATCCAGAGAAAAATAGCGAATCAAAATTTGTTTTAATGTCGGATGGAGGCGTGGTCCTAAACCCAACACTTGAACAAAAAATAGAGATAATAAAAAATGCTGTTGAAGTCGCAAACAAACTCGGAATTGAAAACCCAAAAGTTGCCCTTCTATCTGCGACTGAACTTATAATTGAAGATCTAAAATCAACGACAGACGCTGTCAAAATAAAACAACTTAACACCGAAGGCAAAATAACCGGTTGTGTTATAGATGGTCCACTTGCACTTGACCTTGCAATTTCAGAAGAATCAGCATTTGAAAAGGGAATAAAATCAGAGGTTGCGGGAAAAGCTGATATTTTGATAGTTCCAAATATAGAAAGCGGGAATATACTTGGAAAAAGTTTAACTTACTTCGCACATTACAAAATTGGTCATGTCATCATTGGTGCAAAAGCTCCGATTTTGATCCCCTCAAGATCGGATAAAATGGAAGCGAAATTAAATTCAATTGCACTTGGAGTTTTGATGACCTTATAAAATTATTAGGCTGTGTCGTAATTAGCTAAAATTAGCTATTTTGCTCTTTAACGGGCAGGTTATAGAATGAAAAATTACATTAAAATAAGTATTTAGTTAGCATAGTCAGATATAATCTTGAAGATTTTACCGATGATAAAAGGGATTATGACGCAGCCTCTGAGTTTTAGAGAGGGGTTAAAGAAATCTTTTTAACTCACCCCCTTTAAGTTCCCCCTCTCTATAAATATAGAGAGGGGGTTAGGGGGTGAGTCAATTCCCTCTCTAAATTTTTAGAGAGGGGGCAGGAGTGAGTCAATTTTTTTTCTCACCTCCTTCAATTCCCCCTCTCTAAATTTTAGAGCGGGGGTCAGGGGGTGAGTCAATCTCTTCACTTTTCCTCTAATTTTAGAGAGGAAGCAGAGGCTGTGTCATTCCAATGAACCACCTCATGACAGGGGCGAAATCCCGAAATCGCAAAGTAATACAATTGAGGCAATTTCAAAAATCAGTTTTCAACTCACCCCCTTTAAGTTCCCCCTCTCTATAAATATAGAAGGGGGTCAGGGGGTGAGTCAACCTTTTAATTCCCCCTCTCTAAGTTTTTAGAAAGGGGGATAGAGGGTGAGTCAATTTTTATTCCCCCCTCTCTATTTATAGAGAGGGGGTTAGGGGGTAAGTCAACCTCTTTTGACGGGCAAGTTATAGGAATGAAAAGTTAAGCAAATCATATATAATGTGTTAAGATTTTACTGATGATAAAGGAGGTTATGACACAGCCTCTTATAAAATTATGGGCGGAGAAACCCGCCCCTGAAGATCATCTTTATTTACTGCTCGGATTTCTCAGATTTTGTTTCTGACTTTGTTTCGGAGTTTGACCTGTTTTTTGATGAATTTCCACGTTTATAATCGGTTATGTAGAAACCTGAACCTTTAAAAATTAATCCAATTCCACCACTTATTACCTTCCTTACGCTGCCTCCACATTTGGGGCAAATTTTGACCGGTTCATCATTTATGCTCTGAAATTCCTCAAAGATATAACCACAGTTATCACATTTGTACTCATAGGTTGGCATAGCCTTTTCCCTTCACCTCCTTTTGTTTTTGATTTGTTTTCTTTAACAACGAAGAACACAAAATAAAATTAAAAAACAAATTTCAAATTTTCAATCTCCCAACTTTTCAATTGCTCGTTTGAATCTCTCAATTCCCTTCATCAAATCCTCCATTGAGGCAGCGAATGAAATCCTTACGCATTCATCCATACCAAACGCATCTCCTGGGATTATAGCGAGTTTTTCTTCTTTTAAAAGAAACTCACAAAAATCATTTGAATTTTTTATAACCATGCCATTATAATTTTTACCATAGTAAGCAGAAACTTTCGGAAACACATAAAATGCCCCAGAAGGAACCAAGATCTCAATCCCTGGAATTTGCTTAAGTTCTGAACAGATAAAATCTCGCCTTATTTTGAACTCATTAACCATCCTTTTCACCGGTTCTTGTGTGCCTGTTAGTGCAGCAAGTGCTGCTTTTTGAGAAATTGAACTCGCATTTGAGGTCATTTGACCCTGAACCTTATTCGCAAGTTTAACTATTTCCTCGTTAGCCCCAAGATAGCCAATTCTCCATCCCGTCATAGCATATGCCTTTGAGACACCATTGACAGTTATAACGAGGTCTTTTAACTCTTTGATTGAAGCCATGCTGAAATGTTTACCCTCATAAAGTATTTTCTCATAGATCTCATCAGAAATCACAAAGATATTTTTCTCATACACAACCTCAGCAATTTTTTTTATCTCATCCTCGGTATAAACCGCTCCCGTTGGGTTTGAGGGTGAGTTGAAGATCAAAGCTTTGGTTTTTTTAGTTATTACCTCCCTAAGTTGCTCAGGTGTTATTTTAAAATTTGTTCTCAAGTCAGTTTTTAAAATAACTGGCTTAGCATCAACTACCGCAACCATTGCGGGATAACTCACCCAATACGGAGCTGGAATTATCACCTCATCGCCGGGGTTACATATCGCCTGCAAAGCGTTGAAAATTGAATGTTTTGCCCCATTTGATACAAGTATTTCACTTGGTTTATAATCAATGTTGTTATCGCGACGAAATTTTTCAATGATTGCATTTATTAATTCAGGTATTCCTTGATTTTGGGTGTATTTTGTAAAATTTTCCTTTATTGCTTGAATTGCCGCTTCTTTTATATGCTCGGGGGTTGGGAAATCAGGTTCCCCCGCACTTAAAGAAACGACATCAATCCCTTGTGCCTTCATATTTTTTGCAATCGCAGAAATGCGAAGGGTTTCAGACTCAGGCAGGTTAAGTATTTTTTCAGAAAGTCTTGGCATCATGTTCTCCTTCTCAAGTTTCGTTTCTGCTTGAATTTTTCCTTTAACATTTTTTCAACTATTTTTGGAACAAAATTGCTGACATCGCCACCAAAAGAAGCTATCTCACGAACTATCGTTGAGTTTAGGTAAGTGTATTTTTCGTGGGGAACGAGAAAAACAGTAGTTATATCACAAATTTTTCTGTTCATCAAAGCCATTTGAAATTCATATTCAAAATCCGAAACCGCACGTAGCCCCCTGATTATCGCAACAGCGTTTTTCATTTTTGCGTAATCTACCAGAAGACCGTCAAAACTATCCACTTCAACATTGTCAAATTTTTTGACAACTTCTTTGATCATTTTAATTCTTTCTTCAACGCTAAAGAGAGGAGTTTTTGCAACATTTTTGGCAACCGTTACGATAACCTTATCAAATAATCTGGATGCCCGCTCTATCACATCAATATGTCCATTAGTTATCGGGTCAAATGTCCCGGGGTAAATTGCAATTCTTTTCATAATGTTTCACTCCTTATATTTAAAAATTGTGAGTGCTGTTTTCCCAAATTCCCTCCTCGTATCAATTTCAAATGGGGTTGTCTCAGGGGTGAAAACAATCCTTGAATCATGCTCAAGCGAAAAATAACCAATCTCACTTAAAAGCTTTCTCTCCCAAATTTTATTAACAAGTTCATCAAGATGCGAATACGCATATGGCGGGTCAGCGAAAATGAGGTCAAATTTTTCAGTTGAATATTCAACAAAACTTAAAGCGTCATTATTTACCGTTAAAATTTTATCAGAACAACCCAATATCTGCGCGTTTTCTTTTATCACATCCAAAGCTCTCCGATAATTATCAACAAAGACAACTCTTTCAGCACCTCTGCTCAATGCTTCAAATCCAAGCGCACCCGTTCCAGCGAACAAATCAAGGACAACAAGATTTTCAAAATTAATCCTGCTTGAAAGAATGTTAAAAAGCGTTTCCTTCACCCTGTCTGAAGTTGGTCTTATATCATCTCCTTTTAAAATTTTCAACGAACGCCCCTTATATTTCCCGGTAATTATTCTGACCATAACATCCTGAAGGCAAGCCCTATATTTGGTGCAAAAATTGACGCAACCTCAGGTTTGACTTTCAAATCAAGAAATAACGGCGAATCAAACGGATTCAAAACTACAAATCTGCTTCCAAGCATCTCACTTATAAAATCAATCATATCTTTATCAACTACTTCACCATAAAAAACAAATTTCTCAAACCCAGCAGAGACATTGTCATTTACCAGCTTTATCACAAAATATCTCAAATCCGATTCATTGTTGACTAAATAATAAAAATACCTCTGAAACTCGTAATTCCTAAAAACGCTAACGTCAATCCTGCCCTTTTTTAATCCAGCAAGGATAAAATCCTTGTAAAAATACCTTGAACGCACAGAACTTATCCTTTCCCTTAAGCAATTTTCAGCAGAAAAGTGGTCAATATCAATTATCTGGATCTTCAAATTAAGTTTATCAGCTATTGCCCTTAAAAAGGAAATTATTTCCTTTCTTACAGCTACGATAAGCATTTTTTGCACTTTTCCGCTACCAAACTTATAACCTCTCAACGCAAAATTTTGCGCAGATTCATCTGGGAAATACTGTGAAATCTCCCAAAGCAAATGCTCATTTAAATCTTGCTCTGATAAATTTGCATCAATAGGGATGATATTTAAAAATACAAATTCGGTGTCAAGGCAAAATGAAAGCTTTGTAAATTTTTCGCTTATGTTTATGGATGAAGAAATAATGTGTGCTATTTTACCAGCTTCTTCAGAAGAAAACGAGCTAAGATTAAATTGATGACTTAAAGTTTTTTTTAAAACCAGCTTTTTTGAAAGTTCCTCGGTTTCAACTACATCAACCCGCTCCTTTCCCAATTTTACAGTTATGAATATCATTTATTCCCAAGATACTTTATTCACATCCTCCGGTTTTTCCTTTGAGCCGATCATTCCATGACCATACGGACACTCAACCCAGTAATATTTACCAAGCGAATCTGCACCAATTATGTAAGGTTGATTTAATTTTGGACAACGACGAAGTGAATCAGGATTGAATTTTTCTGTTGCTGTTGAAAAGAAAAGCGAATCAGGCAAATTTTTAACCTTTATAAATGTAATGAGTGAATCAATATTCCCAGTATACTTCCCATATTCATCAAAGTATCTAAGTTCCGCCTGTCGTATGTTTTTCATTCTGAACCTGCATACTTTCCTCAATTCTTCTTCCGCTCTGATCTTCATCGCAGGGTCGTAAATCGTATAAACTAAAACGCCGATCAGAACAATTATCAAAATCTCAAGTATGATTGAACCTTTTGCTTTTACCTGTGGCATTTATTTTCTCCCTTTGTTTTTAGTTTGTTGTTAAATAACTTTTTATCTTCTCAAACTTCTTCTGCCCTATTCCTTTGACATTCATTATATCCTCAATTCTTTTAAACTTCCCATAAATTTCTCTATGTTTAATTATCTGCTCAGCTGTCTTTTCACCGATCCCGGGAATTTTCATCAGGTCCTCTTTCGCAGCTGTGTTTATATTTACCTTAAATGGCACAAAACCAGAGTTTAAATTTGATGATTTTTCATCGGAAGCCTGAACCGTTGGGGATACGACTTTTTCAATCTCCGTTGATCTTTTTTCAAACTCTTTATCAAAAACAGAATAGTCAAATTTCCCAGATTTACCTCCGGAAACACTGCCATGTGTAATTTTTATGACGATTCCAAAAGCAAAAGCAAAAATTAAAAACCAAAAAACAACGCTCTCAGATTTTGTTAAACCAATCGCATCGTTTATTTTTTTAAAAAAACTCCTCAATTTCAAACCTTGTGTAAATTTTACTCTTCAAATTTAAAAAAATATCTCAACTTTATCAAGAATCTTCTCCCGGTCCCAAATACGACTAAAAGTTCGTTTTAATTCTCGTCCCAAATTTTTAAATTTATTCAGCCGAAAACAAAAAATGATCAAAATCTATGCTTAAACGAATCCTGCTTCTTGTCATCTTCGCACAATCACTTCTCCTTGCGCAATCAAAAGATTCTTTTATCTCAAAGCGAAAGCTCACTGCATTGACCTATTCAACATTTATCCCGGGCGCCGGGCAATTTTACCTTGGACACAAGCTCAAAGGGGCGGTTTTCACATTAACTGCCTTCAGCTCACTCGTTGTAACGATAGTTTCACAAAATAATCTCGTCGGTGGGAATGAGCGACTTGAAAATCTTGAAATTCAATATCAAAGCACAATGAACTGGGAAAAAGCAGAACAAATATGGCAGGAAATGCTTCAAGTTAAATCCGACATTGATAGGGACTATAAAAGAAGAAATTTATTTCTGGGGATAACCGCTGGGATTTGGGTGGCGAACATAATTGATGTCCTCTTTTTCACATCGGATAAGGGTTCTGGAGACATATTTGGTGAAAGTGTTTCATTTATTGGGATTGAAAGCAAAAATGGAAACTTTATGATATCAGCAAAATTTAAATTTTAAAGGACAACGCAAATGCGTGAAAAAATAGAAAAACTTTTGAATGACTATAAAAATGGAAAGATTGATGTAGATGAGTTCATAAATGAATTAAAATGGTTCCCATTTGAAGATATTAAATTTGCAAGGGTTGACCATCACAGGATGTTTAAACATAACTTCCCTGAGGTCATACTCTGCCAGTGGAAAACACCTGAACAGGTTAAGGGAATAGCAAAGAGAATACTTGAAAGATCTGATTTTCTTCTCGCAACAAGAGCAAACACGGAACACTTCAAAGCTGTTAAAAAGATTGCTAAAGATGCGAAATATAACGAACTTGCGAGAACTATAACTGTTGTTCGTGGTGAGATAAAGAAAGATGATAAAAAGGGGAAAATTTTAATCATAACTGCTGGGACTGCGGATCTCCCTGTCGCAGAGGAAGCAAGGGTTACAGCGGAAATACTTGGAAATGAAGTTGAACTTTTATATGATGTGGGTGTTGCGGGTCTTCACCGTTTGTTTTCAAATCTTGATAAGCTAAAGGACGCAAGTGTTATAATTGTCATTGCTGGTATGGAAGGAGCTTTGCCAAGTGTCATTGGCGGGCTTGTTGATGTCCCTGTGATCGCCGTCCCAACATCAGTCGGGTATGGCGCAAACTTCAATGGACTTGCACCTCTTTTGACAATGCTCAACTCATGTGCCCCTGGAATTGTTGTGGTCAATGTTGATAATGGTTTTGGTGCAGCTTTCGCCGCAACCCTTATGAATAGAAAATGAAAGCGAAATGAAAAAAATTTCAATTAAATATGGTAAAACTGAATTAGAAATTGAACTTCCTGATCATGCCACTATCTTAACACCACAGTATATCCCCGCAAAACGGGATGAAGCAGAAATTTTAAACGATGCCCTTGATAATCCTATTGATTCGCCAAAACTTGAAAACTTCACTCAACCTGGAGATAAAATTTTGATCATCGTCCCAGATAAAACAAGAAAAGCACGAGTTGATTTTGTCCTTAAATTTGTTTTGGAGAGAATTAAAAATGAAAAAATAAAAATCCTGTTTGCAAACGGCACACATTCAAAACAATCTGAAGCAGAAAAAAGAGAGATACTTGGGGATGAAATTTATAATAACTTTGAAATTTTTGAAAACGATGCACACGGCGATAACTTCATATACTATGGGAAAACAAGCAGAGGCACCGAAATTTTACTAAACAAACTTGTTTCTTCCTCTGATAAAATTCTGATCATCGGAGCGATAACCCATCACTATTTTGCTGGATTTGGTGGCGGAGCCAAAATGCTTATACCAGGCGTCTCATCATATAAAACCGCAATTCAAAATCACAAACTTACATTAACCCCAGATGGCGACATAAATCCTGATGCAACAAACCTTAAACTTGATGGAAACCCAATTTACGAGGATATAGTTGAGTCTTTTAAGATTTGCAACCTCAAAGCGTTTCATATTGGAGTTGTCCTTGATGAAAACGATAAAATTATTTCCGCTTTTTCAGGCGATGTAATCTCATCTCACAAAGCTGGAGCTGAATTTGTTAAGAAGTTTTTCA
Encoded here:
- a CDS encoding aspartate aminotransferase codes for the protein MPRLSEKILNLPESETLRISAIAKNMKAQGIDVVSLSAGEPDFPTPEHIKEAAIQAIKENFTKYTQNQGIPELINAIIEKFRRDNNIDYKPSEILVSNGAKHSIFNALQAICNPGDEVIIPAPYWVSYPAMVAVVDAKPVILKTDLRTNFKITPEQLREVITKKTKALIFNSPSNPTGAVYTEDEIKKIAEVVYEKNIFVISDEIYEKILYEGKHFSMASIKELKDLVITVNGVSKAYAMTGWRIGYLGANEEIVKLANKVQGQMTSNASSISQKAALAALTGTQEPVKRMVNEFKIRRDFICSELKQIPGIEILVPSGAFYVFPKVSAYYGKNYNGMVIKNSNDFCEFLLKEEKLAIIPGDAFGMDECVRISFAASMEDLMKGIERFKRAIEKLGD
- a CDS encoding putative regulatory protein, FmdB family: MPTYEYKCDNCGYIFEEFQSINDEPVKICPKCGGSVRKVISGGIGLIFKGSGFYITDYKRGNSSKNRSNSETKSETKSEKSEQ
- a CDS encoding competence protein ComEA produces the protein MRSFFKKINDAIGLTKSESVVFWFLIFAFAFGIVIKITHGSVSGGKSGKFDYSVFDKEFEKRSTEIEKVVSPTVQASDEKSSNLNSGFVPFKVNINTAAKEDLMKIPGIGEKTAEQIIKHREIYGKFKRIEDIMNVKGIGQKKFEKIKSYLTTN
- a CDS encoding TM2 domain, which translates into the protein MLKRILLLVIFAQSLLLAQSKDSFISKRKLTALTYSTFIPGAGQFYLGHKLKGAVFTLTAFSSLVVTIVSQNNLVGGNERLENLEIQYQSTMNWEKAEQIWQEMLQVKSDIDRDYKRRNLFLGITAGIWVANIIDVLFFTSDKGSGDIFGESVSFIGIESKNGNFMISAKFKF
- a CDS encoding 16S rRNA (guanine966-N2)-methyltransferase, which translates into the protein MVRIITGKYKGRSLKILKGDDIRPTSDRVKETLFNILSSRINFENLVVLDLFAGTGALGFEALSRGAERVVFVDNYRRALDVIKENAQILGCSDKILTVNNDALSFVEYSTEKFDLIFADPPYAYSHLDELVNKIWERKLLSEIGYFSLEHDSRIVFTPETTPFEIDTRREFGKTALTIFKYKE
- a CDS encoding Nickel-dependent lactate racemase, which codes for MKKISIKYGKTELEIELPDHATILTPQYIPAKRDEAEILNDALDNPIDSPKLENFTQPGDKILIIVPDKTRKARVDFVLKFVLERIKNEKIKILFANGTHSKQSEAEKREILGDEIYNNFEIFENDAHGDNFIYYGKTSRGTEILLNKLVSSSDKILIIGAITHHYFAGFGGGAKMLIPGVSSYKTAIQNHKLTLTPDGDINPDATNLKLDGNPIYEDIVESFKICNLKAFHIGVVLDENDKIISAFSGDVISSHKAGAEFVKKFFTIPVKGKFDAVISSAGGFPKDVNFIQSHKTIHHSHYILKEGGTLFCFIECRDGIGSKTFLDWFKFKNPEEMKRQLLQNYSMNGHTALSLQNKLKIANISVKSKLDKGLIELMGLKSLDDVDILKKLKCSIAVIKNASIYLPIYTGGHNATPL
- a CDS encoding Phosphopantetheine adenylyltransferase, which gives rise to MKRIAIYPGTFDPITNGHIDVIERASRLFDKVIVTVAKNVAKTPLFSVEERIKMIKEVVKKFDNVEVDSFDGLLVDYAKMKNAVAIIRGLRAVSDFEYEFQMALMNRKICDITTVFLVPHEKYTYLNSTIVREIASFGGDVSNFVPKIVEKMLKEKFKQKRNLRRRT
- a CDS encoding phosphate butyryltransferase is translated as MIKNFSELIEKVKGTSRTIAVVSAHQETALLAAIEAKKQKIANSILIGDSKKIADFIDQFGEDPTSFEIIDEKDPTKAVAIGTSFVRNGEAQIILKGKVDTTTLMKGILSKEAGLRTGKLLSDVFVFEYPEKNSESKFVLMSDGGVVLNPTLEQKIEIIKNAVEVANKLGIENPKVALLSATELIIEDLKSTTDAVKIKQLNTEGKITGCVIDGPLALDLAISEESAFEKGIKSEVAGKADILIVPNIESGNILGKSLTYFAHYKIGHVIIGAKAPILIPSRSDKMEAKLNSIALGVLMTL